One genomic segment of Centropristis striata isolate RG_2023a ecotype Rhode Island chromosome 13, C.striata_1.0, whole genome shotgun sequence includes these proteins:
- the LOC131983441 gene encoding interferon-induced protein 44-like, translating into MAAQFSALSRNKQEDLDFMRTYQPQNQEVNHLRILLHGPVGASKSSFINSVDSVLQGRIMGRALTDALSGSSFTRKYKTYKIHKGPDDFYSFVFNDIMGFEKDTNTGVLEEDVELALRGHVEDGYKFCPSQKLTEGDEGYRSSPTLDDKVHVLVCVLPVGSVSLLSKEVVKKMREVRLATRDMGIPQLAILTKVDEACPESNKNIKDVYKSKYLKKQVDKFHMLLGLPQNCIFLVKNYGTDAIMNDDNDALILNALRQMITFGEDFLNDL; encoded by the exons ATGGCTGCCCAGTTCAGCGCTTTATCCAG GAACAAGCAGGAAGACCTCGATTTTATGAGAACCTACCAACCTCAAAACCAAGAAGTCAATCATCTCAGGATTCTGCTTCATGGACCGGTCGGTGCCAGCAAGTCCAGTTTCATCAACTCTGTGGACAGTGTTTTACAAGGCAGAATTATGGGTCGAGCCTTGACGGATGCATTATCTGGGAGCAGCTTCACCAGAAAG tataaaacttACAAAATCCATAAAGGTCCAGACGACTTTTATTCTTTTGTGTTCAATGACATCATGGGCTTTGAGAAAGATACCAACACTGGTGTTCTTGAGGAAGATGTTGAACTGGCCCTGAGAGGACACGTGGAAGACGGTTACAAG TTCTGTCCCAGCCAGAAACTGACAGAGGGTGATGAAGGTTACAGGTCATCTCCCACTCTGGACGACAAAGTTCACGTTCTGGTCTGTGTGCTTCCTGTCGGCTCAGTATCTTTATTAAGTAAAGAAGTTGTGAAGAAGATGAGAGAAGTCAGACTTGCAACCAGAGACATGG GAATTCCCCAACTGGCTATTCTCACCAAAGTGGATGAAGCCTGTCctgaaagcaacaaaaatataaaggATGTCTATAAGAGCAAGTACCTGAAGAAACAG GTCGACAAATTCCACATGTTGTTGGGTCTTCCTCAGAACTGCATCTTCCTCGTGAAGAACTACGGTACAGATGCCATCATGAATGATGACAATGATGCGCTGATACTGAACGCACTGAGACAGATGATCACATTTGGAGAAGACTTCCTCAATGACCTGTAG
- the LOC131983790 gene encoding interferon-induced protein 44-like, producing the protein MGKGQSKPSLLDQPWRNLPEDNQEDLTFVKDYEPRNQGANHLRILLHGPVGAGKSSFINSVDCALQGRIAGRAPTDATTSTSFTKKYKTYKILKGQDDFYSFIFNDTMGFEKETNTGVLEEDVKLVLEGHVEDGYKFSPSQKLMEGDKGYRSAPTLDDKVHVLVCVLPADKVSLTSDEVVKKMREVRITASDMGIPQLAILTKVDEACPETKEDIKDVYRSKYLKEQVDKFSKLLGLPQDCIFLVKNYGTDPIMNDDNDVVILNALRQMITFGDDFLNNP; encoded by the exons ATGGGAAAAGGCCAGTCAAAACCTT CACTTTTAGATCAGCCATGGAGGAATCTACCAGA GGACAATCAGGAAGACCTCACTTTTGTGAAAGACTACGAACCGCGAAACCAAGGAGCCAATCATCTCAGGATTCTGCTTCATGGACCAGTCGGTGCCGGCAAGTCCAGTTTCATCAACTCTGTGGACTGTGCCTTACAAGGCAGAATTGCCGGTCGAGCTCCAACAGATGCAACAACTTCGACCAGCTTCACTAAAAAG TACAAAACTTACAAAATCCTTAAAGGTCAAGACGActtttattctttcattttcaATGACACCATGGGCTTTGAGAAAGAAACCAACACTGGTGTTCTTGAGGAAGACGTCAAACTGGTTCTGGAAGGACATGTGGAAGACGGTTACAAG TTCTCTCCCAGCCAGAAACTGATGGAGGGTGATAAAGGTTACAGGTCAGCTCCCACTCTGGACGACAAAGTTCACGTTCTGGTTTGTGTGCTTCCTGCCGACAAAGTATCTTTAACAAGTGATGAAGTTGTGAAGAAGATGAGAGAAGTCAGAATCACAGCCAGTGACATGG GAATTCCCCAACTGGCTATTCTCACCAAAGTGGATGAAGCCTGTCCTGAAACGAAGGAAGATATAAAGGATGTCTATAGGAGCAAGTACCTGAAGGAACAG GTCGACAAATTCAGCAAGTTGCTGGGTCTTCCTCAGGACTGCATCTTCCTCGTGAAGAACTACGGTACAGATCCCATCATGAATGATGACAATGATGTGGTGATACTGAACGCACTGAGACAGATGATCACATTTGGAGACGACTTCCTCAACAATCCGTAG